From the Synechococcus sp. HK01-R genome, one window contains:
- the pseG gene encoding UDP-2,4-diacetamido-2,4,6-trideoxy-beta-L-altropyranose hydrolase — protein MTPILIRCDASLSIGSGHVMRCRTLARELQRRGAQVSFLCRRQPGDLISLLEQEFTVLPLPELPLSAAEGLQGRELYAAWLGCSQDQDSADCLQSLAQAGITSASWLVVDHYGLDSRGESQLLAGLSGDGEAAARLLVIDDLADRPHQADLLLDQNFFGAETETRYVGLVPEHCRQLLGPHYALLGPEYAQLHPLVPPRTDLRRVLVYFGGVDPDNLTGRALEALLAPELAHLVVDVVLGLQSRHRQAVAELVARRPHTTLHAPLPSLAGLIARADLAIGAGGATTWERACLGLPSLVVAIADNQLPFAQALDQAGQLQLLGDAGSVSVEQISQALLAVLQDPWPRACGDGLTDGRGAARLATTLQGPQLPMQLRPSTAADEDLLLRWANDPDVRVNSFSPSLIAPADHQRWFQAGLSDAQRLLLIANDANGCPLGQIRFDRQPPGSGSGPVEAQIDLSLDRCARGHGLATELVRLGLQAMERHWGPATEAVAEVLDGNTASQATFARAGFVIDSIPADLPPSSRPATRWRWRPAASPCSVMPPAGSTLTSPG, from the coding sequence ATGACCCCCATTCTCATCCGCTGCGACGCCTCCCTCTCAATCGGCAGCGGCCATGTGATGCGCTGCCGCACCCTGGCGCGGGAGCTGCAGCGCCGCGGGGCGCAAGTGTCCTTTCTCTGCCGGCGCCAGCCCGGTGATCTGATCAGCCTTCTGGAGCAAGAATTCACCGTGCTGCCCCTGCCAGAGCTGCCGCTTTCGGCTGCCGAAGGATTGCAGGGTCGCGAGCTTTATGCCGCCTGGTTGGGCTGCAGCCAGGACCAGGACTCCGCCGATTGCCTGCAGTCCCTCGCTCAAGCAGGTATCACCAGCGCCAGTTGGCTGGTGGTGGATCACTATGGGCTGGATTCCCGAGGGGAGAGCCAGCTGCTGGCGGGCCTCTCCGGTGATGGCGAAGCTGCAGCCCGGTTGCTCGTGATCGACGATCTGGCCGATCGCCCTCACCAGGCTGATCTGCTGTTGGATCAGAACTTCTTCGGGGCGGAGACCGAGACGCGCTACGTGGGCCTGGTGCCAGAGCATTGCCGTCAGCTTCTGGGGCCTCACTACGCCCTGTTGGGGCCTGAATACGCCCAGTTGCATCCGCTGGTGCCACCGCGCACGGATCTGCGGCGCGTGCTGGTGTACTTCGGGGGAGTCGATCCGGACAATCTCACGGGCCGGGCCTTGGAGGCGCTGCTGGCCCCCGAGCTCGCTCACCTGGTGGTGGACGTGGTGCTGGGCTTGCAGTCGCGCCATCGCCAGGCTGTGGCCGAGCTGGTGGCCCGTCGACCCCACACCACCCTGCACGCTCCTCTGCCCAGCCTGGCCGGCCTAATCGCGCGTGCTGATCTGGCGATCGGAGCTGGCGGTGCCACCACCTGGGAGCGGGCCTGCCTGGGCTTGCCGAGTCTGGTGGTGGCGATTGCTGACAACCAGCTGCCTTTCGCCCAGGCCCTTGATCAGGCCGGCCAACTTCAGTTACTTGGCGATGCGGGGAGCGTGTCCGTTGAGCAGATCTCCCAGGCATTGCTTGCGGTTCTGCAGGATCCCTGGCCCCGTGCCTGCGGCGATGGCCTCACCGATGGTAGGGGTGCCGCACGGCTGGCTACGACGCTACAGGGTCCCCAGCTGCCGATGCAGCTGCGACCTTCTACAGCCGCCGATGAAGACCTGCTGCTGCGCTGGGCTAACGACCCTGATGTGCGCGTTAACAGCTTCTCGCCTTCGCTGATCGCCCCGGCTGATCATCAGCGCTGGTTCCAGGCTGGTCTTTCGGATGCCCAGCGCCTCCTGTTGATCGCCAACGACGCCAATGGCTGCCCGCTGGGCCAGATCCGCTTTGATCGCCAGCCTCCGGGCAGTGGCAGTGGACCAGTTGAGGCGCAGATCGATCTGTCGTTGGATCGCTGCGCTCGAGGTCATGGGCTGGCCACTGAGCTAGTGCGTCTGGGCCTGCAGGCCATGGAGAGGCACTGGGGCCCGGCCACGGAAGCTGTGGCTGAGGTGCTCGACGGCAACACCGCCAGCCAGGCGACCTTCGCCCGCGCCGGATTTGTGATCGACTCCATCCCGGCAGACCTCCCCCCCTCGTCTCGGCCTGCGACGCGGTGGCGATGGCGCCCAGCCGCATCACCTTGCTCAGTGATGCCTCCAGCTGGCTCAACGCTTACCTCCCCCGGCTGA
- the pseF gene encoding pseudaminic acid cytidylyltransferase has product MDLCVIPARGGSKRIPRKNIRDFCGKPIIAWSIEAAHSSGCFDRVVVSTDDDEIANVAKRWGAEIPFRRSVELSDDFAGTIPVIVHAVEWCINQGLNLDSVCCLYATAPFVDSGDIAKGRELLNTALPDRFVFSATTYSSPIQRALRLDPLTGQAHMWHPDQFFRRSQDLEPAYHDAGQFYWGRAHAWLQVSNLFEGSVPLLLPRWRVQDIDTRDDWTQAELMRRAQSIQFID; this is encoded by the coding sequence ATGGACTTATGCGTCATTCCTGCACGTGGTGGCAGCAAGCGTATTCCTCGCAAAAATATTCGCGACTTTTGCGGTAAGCCAATAATTGCATGGTCGATTGAGGCCGCTCATTCCAGTGGTTGTTTCGATCGTGTCGTTGTTTCGACTGATGATGATGAAATCGCTAATGTGGCTAAGCGGTGGGGTGCTGAAATCCCCTTCAGAAGATCTGTAGAGTTGTCAGATGATTTTGCGGGGACTATCCCGGTAATCGTCCATGCTGTGGAGTGGTGCATAAATCAGGGTTTAAATCTTGATTCAGTTTGTTGTTTATATGCTACGGCGCCTTTTGTAGATTCCGGGGATATTGCAAAAGGTCGAGAATTGTTGAATACTGCTTTGCCTGATCGGTTTGTTTTTTCTGCCACTACCTATTCTTCCCCTATTCAGCGGGCATTGCGATTGGATCCGTTGACTGGCCAAGCTCATATGTGGCATCCAGATCAATTTTTTAGAAGGAGTCAAGACCTCGAACCTGCATATCATGATGCTGGGCAGTTTTACTGGGGCCGAGCACATGCATGGCTTCAGGTTTCAAATCTATTTGAAGGAAGTGTTCCGCTGCTTCTTCCGCGCTGGCGTGTGCAAGATATTGATACACGCGATGACTGGACTCAGGCCGAATTGATGCGAAGAGCTCAGTCTATTCAATTTATTGATTGA
- a CDS encoding class I SAM-dependent methyltransferase produces MTFRKSSIMINHFLSAFGFMTLDSSNQLKLHSSRQEQLSKSTQYIQSFLNNLDQSTAYQVSPCPTCSSIKANILFEKNGGQYAFCTHCEHVFLAKSLKPGHLIDFYSNYPTSSLDWHQNESDFYIKIYNSGLDMIDLDHKSAKLLDIGCSGGLFLSMTADRGYVGFGVEPNAKEPLYAREHGINVVGKTIYDLSVHEKYDVITMWDVLEHIDSPVDYIQKLKHYLSPGGVIFVQVPTCDSIAARIMREKSNMFDGIEHLTLFSNKSLDLCFSRSGFIKLNTKSVISDVFALKNYLLYEADPYLPSSSTPSHSFTDLINFDAIEANSSGYKIQACYQLLP; encoded by the coding sequence TTGACTTTCAGGAAGTCAAGCATTATGATAAATCATTTCCTTTCGGCTTTTGGTTTTATGACTTTAGATTCTTCGAATCAGTTAAAGCTTCATTCTAGTCGTCAAGAGCAACTAAGCAAATCAACGCAGTATATACAGTCGTTTTTGAATAACCTAGATCAATCGACAGCGTATCAAGTAAGCCCATGTCCAACTTGTAGTAGCATAAAAGCGAATATCCTGTTCGAAAAAAACGGTGGTCAATACGCCTTTTGCACCCATTGTGAACACGTATTTTTGGCTAAATCACTTAAGCCTGGTCATTTAATTGATTTTTATTCTAATTATCCAACATCGAGTCTCGATTGGCATCAAAATGAATCCGATTTCTACATTAAAATTTATAATTCTGGTCTTGACATGATTGATTTGGATCATAAGTCAGCCAAGCTTTTAGATATTGGATGCTCGGGTGGCTTGTTTCTTTCAATGACTGCAGATCGTGGTTACGTTGGTTTTGGAGTAGAGCCAAATGCAAAAGAGCCTTTATATGCTAGAGAACATGGTATTAATGTTGTCGGAAAAACTATTTATGACCTTTCCGTTCATGAAAAATATGACGTCATTACGATGTGGGATGTGCTGGAGCATATTGATTCGCCAGTTGACTATATTCAAAAATTAAAGCACTATCTTAGCCCAGGTGGAGTTATTTTTGTCCAGGTTCCCACCTGCGACTCTATAGCCGCCAGAATTATGAGGGAAAAATCCAATATGTTTGATGGCATAGAGCATCTAACCCTATTTAGCAATAAAAGTTTAGATTTATGCTTCTCAAGATCTGGTTTCATTAAATTAAATACTAAGAGTGTTATCTCCGATGTTTTTGCTTTAAAGAATTACTTGTTATATGAAGCAGATCCTTACTTGCCATCCAGTTCAACGCCCAGCCATAGCTTTACTGATCTAATTAATTTTGACGCGATCGAAGCCAATTCTTCCGGCTATAAAATTCAAGCTTGTTATCAGTTGCTGCCATGA
- a CDS encoding PIG-L deacetylase family protein, with protein sequence MKIVLVVAAHPDDEVLGCGGTIARHADAGDQVQVLIVAEGATSRQGQRNRQQAGDELSVLAQAAQAAGSILGAAGVELLNLPDNRLDSLDRLDLIKSIEERIARHQPEVVYVHHAGDVNVDHRRLHEAVVTACRPTPRHCVRRLLSYEVASSTEWQPPGSAPAFQPNWFIDISAQWERKRQALEAYAAEMRPWPHARSINALEHLAHWRGAQVGVEAAEAFCLLRQLV encoded by the coding sequence ATGAAAATCGTCCTTGTTGTTGCCGCCCATCCCGATGACGAAGTGCTTGGCTGCGGTGGCACTATCGCCCGCCACGCTGATGCTGGTGATCAGGTGCAGGTGTTGATCGTCGCGGAAGGAGCGACCTCACGTCAGGGGCAGCGCAATCGCCAGCAGGCCGGTGATGAGCTCTCCGTGCTCGCCCAGGCTGCACAGGCGGCCGGTTCGATTCTTGGGGCGGCAGGTGTTGAGCTGTTGAATCTGCCTGATAATCGTCTCGATTCCCTTGACCGTCTTGATCTGATCAAATCGATTGAAGAGCGCATTGCTCGGCATCAGCCCGAGGTGGTGTACGTGCACCATGCCGGTGATGTGAATGTGGACCATCGGCGCCTGCATGAAGCGGTGGTCACCGCCTGCCGGCCCACACCAAGACACTGTGTGCGTCGGCTGCTCAGCTACGAGGTGGCCAGCAGTACGGAGTGGCAGCCCCCTGGCTCAGCCCCGGCCTTTCAGCCCAATTGGTTCATCGACATTTCGGCCCAGTGGGAACGTAAACGCCAGGCTCTCGAGGCTTATGCCGCTGAGATGCGGCCCTGGCCGCATGCCCGCTCGATCAATGCCCTGGAACATCTGGCCCACTGGCGCGGCGCCCAGGTGGGCGTGGAAGCTGCGGAGGCGTTCTGCCTCCTGCGGCAGTTGGTGTGA
- a CDS encoding N-acetyl sugar amidotransferase: protein MNHIYYCKRCLYPSSKPDLWFKDGVCGACHSFDKRSHYDWKNGPQVLREIIHQNKVNPSYDCIVPVSGGKDSTYQAWKLLREGYNPLCVTAPTDQLTPLGRKNIENLKTLGCDYIEISVNQQVRNKINRHAFFNVGDIQWPEHVLIYTIPVHAAVLFKIPIIVWGECPQREYGAGKPEDATLKYFDRRVLEEYGSLNGLRVSDLLNIDGINARDLYFYEYPAADKVEELGIKGLYLDNYFPWNGISNVTIAQSIGFQTYHEPILGTIANYENLDNYVHGIHDYLKYLKFGFGRATDVACNLIRRNLLMRDDAIDLVAKNDGLFPSHYMHKSLEEILNAYNISMQQFSDICDEFTNYDLFQTTPSGELILRPDGSPRLLADFSCVSN from the coding sequence ATGAATCACATTTACTATTGCAAGAGATGCTTGTATCCATCAAGTAAGCCAGATTTGTGGTTCAAAGATGGAGTCTGTGGAGCTTGTCATTCTTTCGATAAAAGATCCCATTATGATTGGAAAAATGGACCTCAAGTATTACGAGAAATCATACATCAAAATAAGGTCAATCCTTCATATGATTGTATTGTGCCTGTCTCTGGTGGGAAAGACAGTACTTATCAAGCATGGAAGCTCTTAAGGGAAGGTTATAACCCGTTGTGCGTTACAGCGCCAACAGATCAGTTGACTCCTTTAGGACGAAAAAACATTGAAAATCTCAAAACATTAGGTTGTGACTATATTGAAATTTCAGTTAATCAGCAGGTGCGAAATAAGATAAACCGGCATGCATTTTTTAATGTTGGCGATATTCAGTGGCCCGAGCATGTGTTAATATACACTATCCCTGTCCACGCTGCTGTATTATTCAAAATTCCTATCATTGTTTGGGGAGAATGCCCGCAACGTGAATATGGTGCCGGAAAGCCCGAAGACGCGACCTTAAAATATTTTGACCGAAGAGTATTGGAGGAGTACGGCAGTCTTAATGGGTTGAGAGTATCAGATTTGCTCAATATCGATGGTATAAATGCAAGAGACTTGTATTTCTATGAGTATCCTGCGGCAGATAAGGTTGAAGAACTGGGAATCAAGGGTTTGTATCTAGACAACTATTTTCCATGGAATGGAATTTCAAATGTTACAATAGCCCAATCAATCGGTTTTCAGACTTACCATGAACCAATTCTTGGAACAATTGCTAATTATGAGAATCTCGATAATTATGTTCACGGTATTCATGATTACTTAAAGTATTTAAAGTTTGGTTTCGGAAGAGCTACCGATGTGGCTTGCAACTTAATTCGTCGCAATCTTTTGATGCGTGATGATGCCATCGATCTTGTTGCCAAAAACGACGGCTTATTCCCAAGTCACTATATGCATAAGTCACTTGAGGAGATATTGAATGCATACAATATTTCAATGCAACAATTTAGCGACATATGCGATGAATTTACTAATTATGATTTGTTTCAAACTACTCCTAGCGGTGAATTGATTTTGCGCCCTGACGGGTCGCCTCGTTTGCTAGCCGATTTTTCTTGCGTCAGCAATTAG
- a CDS encoding GNAT family N-acetyltransferase, whose protein sequence is MAFTLREHLLEAAPWQQLQLLLDACFPRPPRDVFERVVAASHRRQRLWLAQSPSGELLGMVMLSPHSKGGHLDNLAVAPAARGQGVGQALVQRLLVDTAGSTPAMVSLTTRIPEFFEPLGFQPCGNLNDGSTAMLVLLPQPNAHPAL, encoded by the coding sequence ATGGCCTTCACGCTCCGCGAACATCTCCTGGAAGCAGCCCCGTGGCAGCAGCTGCAGTTGCTTCTCGATGCCTGTTTCCCTAGGCCACCCCGCGATGTGTTCGAGCGGGTGGTAGCCGCCAGTCACCGCCGCCAACGCCTCTGGCTTGCCCAATCCCCAAGCGGCGAGCTGCTGGGCATGGTGATGCTCAGCCCCCACAGCAAAGGTGGCCACCTCGACAATCTGGCCGTGGCACCCGCAGCCCGTGGTCAGGGGGTTGGGCAGGCCCTCGTGCAACGCCTGCTGGTCGATACCGCTGGCAGCACTCCTGCCATGGTGAGTCTCACCACCCGCATTCCTGAGTTCTTTGAGCCACTGGGCTTCCAGCCCTGCGGAAACTTGAATGATGGCTCCACAGCCATGCTGGTGCTCTTGCCACAGCCCAATGCACACCCTGCGCTTTGA
- the pseI gene encoding pseudaminic acid synthase — protein MHTLRFDQPNRAMTIHIAGRPIGPEHPPFVIAEMSGNHNQSLERALAIVEAAAWAGAHAIKLQTYTADTITLDVRGGDFEINDADSLWAGQNLHDLYKQAHTPWEWHAPIMARARELGLICFSSPFDETAVDFLLELDVPAFKIASFENNHLPLIEKAAATGKPLIISTGMATLGELEQAVAAARGAGCQDLVLLKCTSTYPATPANTNIRTIPHLRELFGCEVGLSDHTMGVGVAVASVALGATVIEKHFTLSRAEGGVDSAFSLEPQELAALVQETERAWQALGGVRYGPTEAEKKSLVFRRSIYVAADMAAGDLFTEDNLRIVRPGNGAPPSLYRHVLGRPARQAYQKGTPLTFDQLL, from the coding sequence ATGCACACCCTGCGCTTTGATCAGCCCAACCGCGCCATGACCATTCACATCGCCGGCCGACCGATCGGGCCGGAGCATCCACCCTTTGTGATCGCCGAAATGAGCGGCAACCACAACCAGAGCCTGGAGCGGGCCCTGGCGATCGTGGAGGCCGCTGCCTGGGCAGGAGCCCATGCGATCAAGCTCCAGACCTATACCGCCGACACAATCACCCTCGATGTGCGTGGTGGGGATTTCGAAATCAACGATGCCGACTCTCTCTGGGCCGGTCAGAACCTGCATGATCTCTACAAGCAGGCTCACACTCCCTGGGAGTGGCACGCCCCGATCATGGCGCGAGCCCGTGAGCTCGGCTTGATCTGCTTCAGCTCGCCCTTTGATGAAACGGCCGTCGACTTCCTGCTCGAGCTCGATGTGCCGGCCTTCAAGATCGCCAGCTTTGAGAACAACCACCTGCCCCTGATCGAAAAGGCGGCAGCCACTGGCAAGCCTCTGATTATCTCCACCGGGATGGCCACGCTGGGAGAGCTTGAACAAGCTGTCGCGGCAGCGCGTGGGGCCGGTTGCCAGGATTTGGTGCTGCTCAAGTGCACCAGCACCTACCCCGCCACCCCGGCCAACACCAACATCCGCACCATTCCGCATCTAAGGGAGCTGTTTGGTTGTGAGGTGGGGCTGTCTGATCACACGATGGGCGTGGGTGTGGCCGTGGCATCGGTGGCGCTTGGCGCCACCGTGATCGAAAAGCATTTCACCCTCTCGCGAGCGGAAGGGGGAGTCGACAGCGCCTTCTCACTGGAACCTCAGGAGCTGGCTGCATTGGTCCAGGAAACAGAGCGCGCCTGGCAGGCTCTTGGCGGTGTGCGCTACGGCCCCACTGAGGCAGAGAAAAAAAGTCTGGTGTTCCGCCGGTCGATCTACGTGGCGGCGGATATGGCCGCTGGGGATCTGTTCACAGAAGACAATCTCCGCATAGTTCGTCCTGGGAATGGCGCACCTCCGTCCCTGTACCGCCATGTGCTGGGAAGGCCGGCACGCCAGGCCTACCAAAAGGGCACGCCCCTCACTTTTGATCAGTTGCTCTGA
- a CDS encoding 6-hydroxymethylpterin diphosphokinase MptE-like protein, protein MPDLAGQTLQRNRLWLAQAAPALAAELSDEAVNGITLRQCSIDADGDQADCDLYFADERALEGCNQTLAALLSQQLKRTDGVAMPRPLRSSSLENASEPGSILAEMVNKHREVLLDHLPAIPASDAVLGIQKPPYRNLVIFGSLMLVPLLPYLQSLPNSPWISLTLIEDDPKQLAATLSLINLEALVDLCRSQAISLTLHMDESKTNLQDRLYTQLSSDNPTLLYGWQTLRSPVRSPVLMELHSWLHAPEGAAQHVLGLLGFATDEINQTHQALWNALTQKPLRVLAPEQLRADVPVVLVASGPSLDDQLTWLREYQQTLNLVAAGSALGALLRAGIRPAAVVFLERDSEVYAVLCDLLADGFSLDGITLLASSTIDPRVPALFSQTAFFHRPVAAATGLFPNDQSATLPVCGPHVINAALEALLCLGSRQLLLVGADFAARQRDYPRAEGALGESPREFTIPVRGNLGRTVFSEPGLLHTGYLLNRVIVSTPQAQVWRLGEGAVLEAAQTVKSSTELAQRFGSAPNALAAALQELPSTSFSRDDCSGFFDLVETDLQAWAEELSQAAEVAEGWSRPLAEAIAPLLQRLHDGDSRQRRLLAQLLCQPLFFSAMSMHDAPSGDQKVFAHARHQFLASVQLMQAVVRQWIAVMRPWLRAPQLPLWDPEWIRSRFCRSVA, encoded by the coding sequence ATGCCTGACCTTGCCGGACAGACGCTACAGCGCAATCGCCTCTGGTTGGCTCAGGCCGCTCCGGCGCTTGCTGCTGAGCTCAGTGATGAAGCGGTGAATGGGATCACGTTGCGTCAATGCAGCATCGATGCTGATGGCGATCAGGCCGACTGTGATCTTTACTTCGCAGACGAACGGGCTCTCGAGGGATGCAACCAGACCTTGGCTGCACTGTTGAGTCAGCAGCTCAAGCGCACCGATGGTGTGGCGATGCCCAGGCCACTGCGCTCCTCATCTCTCGAGAATGCTTCGGAACCGGGCTCCATCCTTGCGGAGATGGTGAACAAACACCGAGAGGTGCTTCTCGACCATCTACCCGCCATCCCTGCTTCAGATGCAGTGCTTGGTATCCAAAAGCCGCCCTATCGCAATCTGGTGATTTTCGGCAGCTTGATGCTGGTGCCGTTGTTGCCCTATCTGCAGAGCCTCCCCAACAGCCCCTGGATCAGCCTCACCCTGATTGAAGATGATCCCAAACAGCTCGCGGCCACCCTTTCGCTGATCAACCTTGAGGCCCTGGTGGATCTGTGTCGATCGCAGGCGATCAGCCTCACCTTGCATATGGACGAGAGCAAAACCAATCTCCAGGATCGACTTTACACCCAGCTCAGCAGCGACAATCCCACCTTGCTCTATGGCTGGCAGACCCTGCGTAGCCCCGTGCGCTCGCCGGTGCTGATGGAGTTGCACAGCTGGTTGCATGCCCCAGAAGGTGCGGCCCAGCATGTTCTGGGCTTGCTCGGCTTCGCCACCGATGAGATCAATCAGACCCATCAGGCTCTCTGGAATGCCCTTACGCAGAAGCCCTTGAGGGTGTTGGCGCCTGAGCAGCTAAGAGCCGACGTGCCCGTTGTATTGGTTGCTAGTGGGCCATCCCTGGATGATCAACTCACTTGGTTACGTGAGTATCAGCAGACTTTGAATCTGGTGGCAGCCGGTAGTGCCCTTGGTGCCCTGTTGCGTGCAGGGATTCGCCCAGCAGCGGTTGTGTTTCTTGAGAGAGATTCAGAGGTTTACGCAGTGCTTTGCGATCTTCTTGCTGATGGCTTTAGTCTTGATGGCATCACCTTGTTGGCCAGCTCTACAATTGATCCTCGTGTACCGGCGCTGTTTTCTCAGACAGCTTTCTTCCATCGCCCCGTGGCGGCTGCTACCGGCCTGTTCCCTAACGACCAGTCCGCCACCTTGCCGGTGTGCGGCCCCCATGTAATCAATGCCGCTCTCGAGGCGCTGCTCTGTCTGGGCAGCCGGCAACTGCTGCTGGTGGGGGCCGACTTTGCGGCCCGGCAGCGTGATTACCCTCGTGCTGAGGGTGCTCTCGGTGAATCGCCGCGTGAGTTCACGATTCCAGTTCGCGGCAACCTTGGCCGCACCGTGTTTTCCGAACCCGGCTTGCTGCATACCGGCTACCTCCTCAATCGAGTGATCGTGTCGACCCCCCAAGCTCAGGTGTGGCGACTTGGAGAGGGAGCCGTGCTCGAGGCGGCCCAAACGGTGAAAAGTTCCACTGAGCTTGCGCAGCGTTTCGGTAGTGCGCCGAATGCGCTCGCTGCGGCGCTGCAGGAGCTGCCCTCGACCAGCTTCAGCCGCGATGATTGTTCCGGTTTTTTTGATTTGGTGGAGACTGATCTGCAGGCTTGGGCCGAGGAGCTCAGTCAAGCGGCAGAGGTTGCTGAGGGTTGGTCGCGCCCCCTGGCCGAGGCGATCGCACCGCTGCTGCAGCGTTTGCATGACGGGGATTCGCGGCAGCGCCGTCTGCTTGCTCAGTTGTTGTGCCAGCCGTTGTTCTTTTCGGCGATGTCTATGCACGACGCGCCCTCCGGCGATCAGAAAGTCTTCGCTCATGCCCGCCACCAGTTCCTCGCCAGCGTGCAGCTGATGCAGGCGGTGGTGCGCCAATGGATTGCCGTGATGCGCCCATGGCTTAGAGCGCCGCAGCTCCCACTCTGGGATCCAGAATGGATCCGCAGCCGCTTTTGCAGATCAGTAGCTTAA
- the hisH gene encoding imidazole glycerol phosphate synthase subunit HisH produces the protein MIKIVNFPFCNISSVLRCLDNLGVDFSVLNNSSEINSDDIVVLPGVGTFQEGMNFLRQNGYVPALTNHALSEGRIIGICLGMQLLLSRSEESPCVSGLSLIPGACSQLPACNDFLVPHIGWNSISHNPLCTDSFAFLGSESSSLYSSKDFYFVHSYVACAENQSSEMFYFDHPRGRMVAALCNSNTVGFQFHPEKSGPAGYELLLRFLR, from the coding sequence ATGATTAAAATAGTTAATTTTCCTTTTTGCAATATTTCCAGTGTCTTGCGTTGTCTCGATAATCTTGGAGTTGACTTTTCTGTTTTGAATAATTCTTCCGAGATTAATTCGGATGATATTGTTGTTTTGCCTGGTGTTGGAACGTTTCAAGAAGGCATGAATTTTCTACGCCAGAATGGTTATGTCCCAGCTTTGACTAATCATGCGCTTTCAGAAGGCAGGATTATTGGTATTTGTTTAGGCATGCAGTTGTTGCTTTCAAGGAGTGAGGAAAGCCCGTGCGTAAGTGGGCTTTCACTTATCCCTGGCGCGTGTTCACAATTGCCCGCTTGCAATGATTTCCTGGTTCCACATATAGGTTGGAATAGTATTAGCCACAATCCTTTATGTACTGATTCTTTTGCCTTTTTGGGAAGTGAATCTTCGTCACTTTATAGTTCAAAGGATTTCTACTTTGTGCATTCTTACGTGGCGTGTGCGGAAAATCAGAGCTCTGAAATGTTTTATTTTGATCATCCACGCGGGCGCATGGTTGCAGCTTTGTGTAATTCGAATACCGTTGGTTTTCAGTTTCATCCAGAAAAAAGTGGTCCAGCAGGCTACGAGTTGCTTCTGCGATTTTTACGATGA
- a CDS encoding HisA/HisF-related TIM barrel protein has protein sequence MKKRIIPSILLKSGSTNACLSHQFSPWRTIGTLAQQLKLHVSRGCDELLVINPYHASVASSPLTSRLVKLITKNTDIPVGYCGGIISTQIAVQSINECFDKVFVTRAFLDDDNSLPAMVSVLGTQSVGVCLPYACDRSTGERFVWDFRRQSFLRTHPLEFYIRKASCEGAGEILLYSVERDGSMKGFDEDILPVLERLRVSRPLLLGGGAGKPKDFVSVLKSDYVQGVVAASIFSLTEETPRTLRDYCLNAGIPMRRA, from the coding sequence ATGAAGAAGCGAATCATCCCCTCCATTCTGTTAAAGTCTGGGTCTACAAATGCATGTTTGTCCCATCAATTTTCTCCTTGGAGAACTATTGGTACCCTTGCTCAGCAGCTCAAGCTCCACGTCTCGCGTGGCTGTGACGAGCTCCTTGTCATCAATCCTTATCATGCGTCCGTTGCTTCTTCACCTTTAACTTCTCGACTTGTTAAGCTCATAACTAAAAATACCGATATTCCGGTGGGGTATTGTGGCGGAATTATCTCGACTCAAATTGCCGTACAATCCATTAATGAATGTTTCGATAAAGTTTTTGTTACGAGAGCTTTTCTCGATGATGACAATAGCTTGCCTGCTATGGTATCTGTTCTAGGTACCCAAAGTGTCGGTGTTTGCTTGCCGTACGCTTGTGATCGCTCAACTGGAGAAAGGTTTGTATGGGACTTTAGGCGCCAATCTTTTTTGCGTACTCATCCATTGGAATTTTACATTAGGAAGGCCTCATGCGAGGGAGCAGGGGAAATTTTGCTTTACAGTGTTGAAAGAGATGGGTCTATGAAGGGTTTTGACGAAGATATTTTGCCTGTTTTAGAGCGCTTGCGCGTTTCACGGCCTTTGCTTTTGGGGGGTGGTGCAGGTAAGCCTAAGGATTTTGTTTCGGTTTTAAAGTCAGATTATGTTCAAGGAGTAGTTGCAGCCTCGATTTTCTCTTTAACAGAAGAGACTCCGAGAACACTTCGTGATTATTGCTTGAATGCTGGCATTCCCATGAGGCGAGCCTAA